A DNA window from Anas platyrhynchos isolate ZD024472 breed Pekin duck chromosome 33, IASCAAS_PekinDuck_T2T, whole genome shotgun sequence contains the following coding sequences:
- the LOC140000242 gene encoding ATPase family AAA domain-containing protein 2-like: MLACRQRHADDISDSTPSCSSPLLSTCDTEESGESSEDSESTSPRRTFRVKLQKQDLKRVQRDQKKVGGSQGDAMQIDSAIGFENVGGLSEHIAALKEMVIFPLLYPEVFQRFNIQSPRGCLFYGPPGTGKTLVARALANEYSRSDRKITFFMRSASDCMRKYVGESERQLRVLFEQVRLKCTVCSVRVETIIFCGQRF, translated from the exons ATGCTTGCTTGCAGACAGAGACATGCAGATGACATCAGTGATTCTACACCCTCTTGCTCATCTCCCTTGCTTAGCACATGTGATACGGAGGAGAGTGGTGAGAGCAGTGAGGACAGCGAGAGCACATCTCCAAGAAG GACTTTTCGagtgaaacttcagaaacaggacctaaAGAGAGTTCAGAGGGATCAAAAGAAAGTTGGAGGAAGTCAGGGAGATGCAATGCAAATAGATAGTGCG ATTGGATTTGAGAACGTGGGTGGTCTTTCCGAACACATCGCAGCTTTGAAAGAGATggtgatttttcccctcctgtatcCAGAAGTTTTTCAGCGGTTCAATATTCAGTCCCCCAG AGGCTGTCTATTTTATGGCCCCCCAGGAACAGGGAAAACACTAGTTGCTCGTGCACTTGCCAATGAATATAGCcgaagtgacagaaaaataacattttttatgagAAGTGCTTCGGACTGCATGAGAAAATACGTGGGGGAATCAGAACGCCAACTTCGTGTGTTATTTGAACAGGTAAGGTTGAAATGCACAGTGTGTTCTGTCAGAGTTgaaaccattattttctgtggtcaacgtttttaa